The following are encoded together in the Cloacibacillus sp. genome:
- a CDS encoding iron-containing alcohol dehydrogenase, with amino-acid sequence MMKIPTDMKSFTELSPWWRTTVPTEIVLSGDGTSELLAKLKERGRRPFFIADGALREQPQFAEIFAQKDLFVFDATFSEPRTGDVDSLRALIKGLADEPDTVVGVGGGATMDLAKAVAICLANPEPAQRYQGYGLAMKKGADIWVLPALNGTGAEITPIAVLRGPEKKLGINNPYTEATVAVIDPQLSAGAPHFNRFFTMMDCYFHHYEIMMSRTSAPEAIEDAKDGLALSREVLSHDLSAYDLGLAIKSAMASVLGGSSTIGGRVGAAHAISYGLSNSAPHLPHSVAVTISMSVLEDIYPDGYSDTRRFLKINGLEMPKASDYGIGAKDIEKMTRTALGMDKLWHSCFGDGWQETATKDYMEKIYRRIIEE; translated from the coding sequence ATGATGAAGATACCCACAGATATGAAGAGCTTTACGGAACTTTCCCCCTGGTGGCGCACCACCGTGCCGACGGAGATCGTGCTGTCCGGCGACGGCACGTCGGAGTTGCTGGCAAAGCTTAAAGAGCGGGGCAGAAGGCCCTTCTTTATCGCGGACGGCGCGCTCAGGGAGCAGCCTCAGTTCGCGGAGATATTCGCGCAAAAAGATTTATTCGTCTTTGACGCGACCTTTTCCGAACCGCGTACCGGCGACGTTGATTCGCTGCGCGCGCTGATAAAGGGGCTGGCGGACGAGCCGGATACGGTCGTCGGCGTCGGCGGCGGCGCGACTATGGATCTCGCGAAGGCGGTCGCCATCTGCCTCGCGAACCCGGAGCCGGCACAGCGCTATCAGGGCTACGGCCTCGCAATGAAGAAGGGTGCGGATATCTGGGTGCTGCCGGCGCTCAACGGCACGGGGGCGGAGATCACCCCGATCGCCGTGCTGCGCGGGCCGGAGAAGAAACTCGGCATCAATAACCCGTACACAGAGGCGACCGTCGCGGTGATCGATCCGCAGCTCTCGGCGGGCGCGCCGCACTTTAACCGCTTTTTCACGATGATGGACTGCTATTTTCATCATTATGAGATAATGATGAGCAGGACGAGCGCCCCCGAGGCGATCGAAGACGCGAAGGACGGGCTTGCCCTTTCGCGCGAGGTGCTCTCCCATGACCTCTCGGCGTACGACCTCGGACTCGCGATAAAGTCGGCGATGGCCTCGGTGCTCGGCGGCAGCAGTACGATAGGCGGCCGCGTCGGCGCGGCGCACGCCATTTCATACGGCCTCAGCAACAGCGCGCCGCATCTGCCTCACAGCGTCGCGGTGACCATTTCGATGAGCGTCCTCGAGGATATTTATCCTGACGGTTACTCCGACACCCGCCGCTTCCTCAAGATAAACGGCCTGGAGATGCCGAAGGCCTCGGACTACGGTATCGGCGCGAAGGATATTGAAAAGATGACGCGTACGGCGCTCGGCATGGATAAACTGTGGCACAGCTGCTTCGGCGACGGCTGGCAGGAGACCGCTACAAAGGATTATATGGAAAAAATCTATCGAAGAATAATAGAGGAGTGA
- a CDS encoding RsmE family RNA methyltransferase, translating to MSLPRLRLERCAFNNGLWQIDAEEAHHLIRVRRCYTGSLVEGLLDGEKIELKLEYRGDSVFAREISRVREDIALPRVELLLGLLKNDQLDDALRFCAETGVCAVHLLICERSVPRYEGAKLAGKMTRWRKILDEATKQAGAATPPVLHEPRPFAAIDFETLPAQRLAALLAPDTRRLREIEIAPHLAVAIGPEGDWAPRESETLLAEGFVPVSLGRRIMRASTAVAAACAAAAILCRKTA from the coding sequence GTGTCGCTGCCAAGGCTGAGGCTTGAGCGCTGCGCCTTCAATAACGGTCTGTGGCAAATAGACGCGGAGGAGGCGCACCATCTCATCCGCGTCCGCCGCTGTTATACCGGCTCGCTTGTCGAGGGGCTGCTGGACGGTGAAAAGATCGAATTAAAGCTTGAATACCGCGGCGATTCAGTTTTCGCGCGCGAGATATCGCGGGTACGGGAGGATATCGCCCTTCCCAGGGTGGAGCTGCTGCTCGGACTGCTGAAGAACGACCAGTTGGACGACGCGCTGCGCTTCTGTGCCGAGACCGGAGTCTGCGCGGTGCACCTCCTGATCTGCGAAAGGAGCGTCCCCCGCTATGAGGGGGCGAAGCTCGCCGGCAAGATGACGCGCTGGCGTAAGATACTTGACGAGGCGACCAAGCAGGCGGGGGCGGCGACGCCGCCCGTTCTGCACGAGCCGCGGCCCTTTGCCGCGATAGATTTTGAAACGCTTCCCGCCCAGCGCCTCGCCGCGCTGCTTGCGCCGGATACGAGGCGGCTGCGCGAGATAGAGATCGCGCCGCACCTTGCGGTCGCCATCGGGCCGGAGGGAGACTGGGCTCCGCGTGAGAGCGAAACGCTGCTCGCGGAGGGGTTTGTCCCCGTGTCGCTCGGCCGCCGCATAATGCGCGCAAGCACCGCCGTCGCCGCCGCCTGTGCCGCCGCGGCGATCCTCTGCCGGAAGACAGCTTAG
- the kdsB gene encoding 3-deoxy-manno-octulosonate cytidylyltransferase, translating into MKTLAVIPARYSSTRLPGKPMIEIAGVPLVIRVLNNVSACASVDRVVVATDDERIAALVSRHGGEAVMTPPELPSGGDRVAYVAREIPSDYVLNVQVDDPLVGADMIDPLVAALDGDPSVMLALLVKRIEDMEEVRANNIVKAVFDGGGRALYFSRSPIPYPRAEGGVWYKHIGPYGWRRGFLLDFAASEQTPLEKTESLEMLRVIEQGHAIKCVTAARDTIEIDTPEDLLKIEKYFSGL; encoded by the coding sequence ATGAAGACCCTTGCAGTGATTCCAGCCAGATATTCCAGCACCAGGCTTCCCGGCAAGCCAATGATCGAGATTGCCGGCGTTCCTCTCGTTATCCGCGTATTGAATAATGTCTCGGCCTGTGCCTCTGTCGACAGGGTGGTTGTCGCCACCGACGACGAACGCATTGCCGCGCTTGTCTCGCGCCACGGCGGCGAGGCGGTGATGACGCCGCCGGAGCTTCCGAGCGGCGGCGACCGCGTCGCCTATGTCGCGCGTGAGATCCCCTCGGACTATGTCCTCAATGTTCAGGTAGACGACCCGCTGGTGGGCGCCGATATGATCGACCCTCTCGTCGCGGCTCTCGACGGCGACCCCTCCGTGATGCTCGCGCTGCTTGTGAAGCGGATTGAGGATATGGAGGAGGTCCGCGCGAATAATATCGTTAAGGCCGTCTTTGACGGCGGCGGACGCGCGCTCTATTTCAGCCGTTCGCCGATACCGTACCCGCGTGCCGAGGGCGGCGTGTGGTATAAGCATATCGGTCCTTACGGATGGCGCCGCGGTTTTCTGCTTGACTTCGCGGCCTCCGAGCAGACTCCGCTTGAAAAGACGGAGAGCCTTGAGATGCTGCGGGTGATAGAGCAGGGCCACGCGATCAAGTGCGTGACGGCCGCCCGTGACACGATTGAGATAGACACCCCCGAAGACCTGCTGAAGATAGAAAAATATTTCTCCGGCCTGTGA
- a CDS encoding type II toxin-antitoxin system HicB family antitoxin → MILIYPAIFHKEKNSYWAEFPDLVGCQSYGSDLKDAVINAQESLAAYALTILDEDKKLPVPSDIEKLETEEGFISLVTCNIKIGKNNKSIKKTLTIPEWLNDKAIAKNINFSKVLQDALIEKVI, encoded by the coding sequence ATGATATTGATATATCCAGCAATTTTTCATAAAGAAAAGAATAGTTATTGGGCTGAATTTCCTGATCTAGTTGGTTGTCAAAGTTATGGTAGCGATCTGAAAGATGCCGTAATCAACGCGCAAGAGTCATTAGCGGCTTATGCATTGACCATATTAGATGAAGATAAAAAACTACCTGTGCCATCAGACATTGAGAAACTAGAGACAGAAGAGGGCTTTATATCTCTCGTGACATGTAATATTAAAATAGGGAAAAATAATAAATCCATAAAAAAGACTTTGACTATCCCCGAATGGTTGAATGATAAAGCCATTGCAAAAAATATAAATTTCAGCAAGGTTTTACAGGATGCGTTAATCGAAAAAGTAATTTAA
- a CDS encoding SH3 domain-containing protein produces the protein MKKFIAAVILILFGSAACASEPAENFCGVTDDMLSADYWIRHTKGARQTILTLEEAAALSRKIKETPGTHCTDILAYPEMLPRGLILQKMKNFSARPRERRYIGATEAGEDFWRRVEENADTGAVKETEMIRFGVAVKNGLIKTLPCEEPLYSGADDILFDMNVESAVKIWEPLAVLRESADGAYFFVESPCCAGWIKKDGVALTDKKTLKELAARDFYVVTGSRVTTDIRTSEPEAGRREFFMGTKLPAADGAASVGGVSTAFSHGVLVPERGADGSLRIVAERIPLGAELSRGYLPYTQANVIRQAFKMLGERYGWGGTYGSRDCSAFTRDIYLTFGIELPRNSLQQALTPAKRTDAAELTAAEREKLLAGSPAGTLVQMPGHIMLYLGTIKGKPYIIHSVYALAPSDAGGADGVSVLNCVAVTDMEMRRRNGSRIIDNIANINIIR, from the coding sequence GTGAAAAAATTTATCGCGGCAGTCATTCTCATCCTGTTCGGCTCGGCGGCCTGCGCCTCGGAGCCCGCAGAAAATTTCTGCGGCGTGACGGACGATATGCTGAGCGCCGATTACTGGATAAGGCATACAAAGGGCGCGCGTCAGACGATACTCACTCTGGAAGAGGCCGCCGCGCTCTCGCGGAAGATCAAGGAGACTCCCGGCACACACTGCACAGATATATTGGCCTATCCCGAGATGCTTCCGCGCGGCCTTATCCTGCAAAAGATGAAAAACTTCTCCGCGCGGCCCAGGGAGAGGCGGTACATCGGCGCCACGGAGGCCGGCGAGGACTTCTGGCGGCGGGTCGAAGAAAACGCGGACACCGGCGCGGTGAAGGAGACGGAGATGATCCGCTTCGGCGTCGCCGTAAAAAACGGCCTCATTAAAACGCTGCCCTGCGAAGAGCCCCTCTACAGCGGCGCGGACGACATCCTCTTCGATATGAACGTGGAGAGCGCCGTCAAGATATGGGAACCGCTGGCGGTGCTGCGCGAATCGGCGGACGGGGCATATTTCTTCGTCGAAAGCCCCTGCTGCGCGGGCTGGATAAAAAAGGATGGTGTCGCGCTCACCGACAAGAAAACGCTGAAGGAGCTGGCCGCACGTGATTTTTATGTGGTCACGGGAAGCCGTGTGACGACCGACATCAGAACCTCGGAGCCCGAAGCCGGACGCCGGGAGTTCTTCATGGGGACGAAACTTCCCGCCGCCGACGGCGCCGCCTCTGTCGGCGGCGTCTCCACGGCCTTCAGCCACGGCGTGCTTGTACCGGAGCGCGGCGCGGACGGCTCCCTGCGCATCGTCGCCGAACGTATCCCCCTCGGCGCGGAGCTGTCGCGCGGCTATCTGCCTTATACGCAGGCCAACGTGATAAGACAGGCTTTCAAGATGCTCGGCGAACGCTACGGCTGGGGCGGCACCTATGGCTCGCGCGACTGCAGCGCCTTTACACGCGACATCTACCTCACCTTCGGCATAGAGCTGCCGCGAAACTCCCTCCAGCAGGCGCTGACGCCCGCAAAGCGCACCGACGCCGCAGAACTCACGGCGGCGGAGAGGGAAAAGCTGCTCGCCGGCTCCCCCGCCGGGACCCTTGTGCAGATGCCGGGACACATCATGCTCTATCTGGGGACGATAAAAGGGAAACCCTACATCATCCACTCCGTCTACGCTCTGGCCCCCTCCGACGCAGGCGGCGCGGATGGCGTGAGCGTACTCAACTGCGTCGCGGTCACCGATATGGAGATGAGACGAAGGAACGGCAGCCGGATCATCGATAATATCGCGAATATAAATATCATACGATAA
- a CDS encoding M20 family metallo-hydrolase — MSKELLTKIESLETLMVEALGEMISYPAISPLDGGEGEFHKAQYLLKKIKELGFEDVKVYASSDPQAAGGERPNIIVRFPGKSGCRLWIVAHTDVVPEGERSLWETDPFKAVVKDGRIYGRGVNDNGQEVIASLYGLFAIKELGLTPEYEVCLAFVADEEVGSTHGIKYLIKKGLFDKDDLVVVPDMGTEEADFIEIAEKSICWMEFTVEGKQVHASLPNLGVNACRAANGFAASLDEALHAAFPETDKLFDPAESTFEPTRRRANVANINTVPGVEVFCFDCRVLPTVPLEEVKKVVEAEIKKAQEKYGVKITYRFPQYEEAPEPTAADAPVVTELLAAVKKVFPKVAPKVGGVGGGTCGAYFRRAGIPAVVWGQESDCAHMPNEYTKIEHLLNEAKVFALMMLGR, encoded by the coding sequence GTGAGCAAAGAACTTCTGACAAAGATCGAGTCACTGGAGACGCTGATGGTGGAGGCTCTCGGAGAGATGATCTCCTATCCGGCGATCAGCCCGCTTGACGGCGGCGAGGGAGAGTTTCACAAGGCGCAGTATCTTTTAAAGAAGATCAAAGAGCTTGGCTTTGAGGATGTGAAGGTCTACGCCTCCTCCGACCCGCAGGCCGCCGGCGGCGAGCGTCCGAATATTATCGTACGCTTTCCCGGCAAGAGCGGCTGCCGCCTGTGGATCGTGGCGCACACCGACGTCGTTCCCGAGGGCGAGCGTTCCCTCTGGGAGACCGATCCCTTTAAGGCCGTCGTCAAGGACGGGCGCATCTACGGCCGCGGCGTGAACGACAACGGGCAGGAGGTAATCGCCTCGCTTTACGGTCTCTTCGCGATAAAGGAACTTGGCCTTACACCGGAATATGAGGTCTGCCTCGCCTTTGTCGCCGACGAAGAGGTTGGCAGCACGCACGGGATAAAGTATCTCATAAAGAAGGGGCTCTTCGATAAGGACGACCTCGTCGTCGTTCCTGATATGGGAACGGAGGAAGCCGACTTTATCGAGATCGCTGAAAAGAGCATCTGCTGGATGGAGTTCACGGTGGAGGGGAAACAGGTGCACGCGAGCCTGCCGAACCTCGGCGTCAACGCCTGCCGCGCGGCGAACGGCTTTGCGGCGTCGCTTGACGAGGCTCTCCACGCCGCCTTCCCCGAGACCGACAAGCTCTTTGACCCTGCGGAGTCGACCTTCGAACCGACGAGACGCCGCGCGAACGTGGCGAATATCAACACCGTGCCCGGCGTGGAGGTATTCTGTTTCGACTGCCGCGTGCTGCCGACGGTGCCGCTGGAAGAGGTAAAGAAGGTCGTCGAGGCTGAGATCAAAAAGGCGCAGGAAAAGTACGGCGTGAAGATAACCTACCGTTTCCCGCAGTATGAGGAGGCTCCTGAGCCGACGGCGGCCGACGCCCCCGTCGTGACCGAGCTGCTGGCCGCGGTGAAAAAGGTCTTCCCGAAGGTCGCGCCGAAGGTCGGCGGCGTCGGCGGCGGCACCTGCGGCGCTTACTTCAGAAGGGCGGGCATCCCCGCCGTCGTCTGGGGGCAGGAATCGGACTGCGCCCACATGCCGAACGAATATACGAAGATCGAGCATCTGCTCAACGAGGCGAAGGTCTTCGCGCTGATGATGCTCGGAAGATAA
- a CDS encoding DegT/DnrJ/EryC1/StrS family aminotransferase: MAGAEIFNSDEVRAVADVIERKMIHRYGSHDSRGGVYRAEDFEEKAKALTGSKYALALSSGTAALITALKGIGIRLGDEIITSPFTFIATVEAIVACDAVPVFGDIDETLSLDAASAERLITPRTKAIMPVHMFGVAADMDAFTALGRKYGIPIIEDACEVVGGTYKGRALGSIGTCGTWSFDPNKTLTVGEGGMVFTDDHDIWYRMDCYHDHGHIHSKEHDRGADGKFGLGVNYRISEVQGALGVVALEKMPAALAALRASKKKIVDAGAAAGLTPRPMHDAEGDTATHVIFMLPTAEAAKRFQAAAKEAGAGCAVIADNTWHYAKHWQALAEMGEREYFGNRTPSYAPETMGQAESLLSRAVMFGLNIRMSDEAVEEIAKAVWTAAKASL; the protein is encoded by the coding sequence ATGGCAGGCGCGGAAATTTTTAACAGCGACGAGGTAAGGGCGGTCGCGGATGTCATCGAACGCAAGATGATACACCGCTATGGCTCGCACGATTCACGCGGCGGCGTCTACAGGGCGGAGGATTTTGAGGAGAAGGCCAAGGCGCTGACCGGTTCGAAGTACGCGCTGGCGCTTTCCAGTGGCACGGCGGCGCTGATAACGGCGCTCAAGGGCATCGGCATCAGGCTGGGGGACGAGATCATCACCTCGCCGTTCACCTTCATCGCGACGGTGGAGGCGATCGTCGCCTGCGACGCCGTGCCGGTATTCGGCGATATCGACGAGACGCTTAGCCTTGACGCCGCCTCCGCGGAAAGGCTCATTACGCCGCGGACGAAGGCTATAATGCCGGTCCACATGTTCGGCGTCGCCGCCGATATGGACGCTTTTACGGCGCTCGGCAGGAAATACGGCATACCCATAATCGAGGACGCCTGCGAGGTGGTCGGCGGCACCTATAAGGGACGGGCGCTCGGCAGCATCGGGACCTGCGGCACCTGGAGCTTCGACCCCAACAAGACCCTCACCGTCGGCGAGGGCGGCATGGTCTTCACCGACGATCACGACATCTGGTACCGGATGGACTGTTATCACGACCACGGCCACATCCACAGCAAGGAACACGACCGCGGCGCGGATGGTAAATTCGGTCTCGGCGTCAATTACCGTATCAGCGAGGTGCAGGGGGCGCTCGGCGTAGTCGCGCTGGAAAAGATGCCGGCGGCGCTCGCGGCACTGCGCGCCTCAAAGAAAAAGATCGTTGACGCCGGAGCGGCGGCGGGGCTGACTCCGCGCCCGATGCACGACGCGGAAGGCGACACCGCGACGCATGTGATATTCATGCTGCCCACCGCGGAGGCGGCAAAAAGGTTCCAGGCTGCCGCCAAAGAGGCGGGCGCGGGCTGCGCGGTCATCGCCGACAACACCTGGCATTACGCGAAACATTGGCAGGCGCTCGCGGAGATGGGCGAGAGGGAATATTTCGGAAACCGCACTCCCTCCTACGCGCCGGAGACGATGGGGCAGGCGGAGTCGCTTCTCTCCCGTGCCGTGATGTTCGGACTGAACATCAGAATGAGCGACGAGGCCGTGGAGGAGATCGCGAAGGCCGTGTGGACGGCGGCGAAGGCCTCTCTGTAA
- a CDS encoding 50S ribosomal protein L11 methyltransferase yields MQNSDNYWWYITIKSEAGQEDNLFSLADISESIGTELQELPDGNSRLRMYYRSNEEIAFWKGRLLEAMKEFPGVEIEDWGKIDNQPWNVVAEEAFPPLPVGRGLVVLAPWHKGSEPADRTALYINPGSAFGTGYHESTQIVLELLEKYIRPGVTTADIGTGSGILTIGALKMGAGRAYARDIDPTVIEEVRKNFELNELDLEKIDLATGDLLKDFGHTADILTANILLDPLTTMVADVPAVIGKEGVAIFSGMLEKEKPVFLKALAAAKMTPAEELVKGEWWGVAAKAEA; encoded by the coding sequence ATGCAAAACAGCGACAATTACTGGTGGTATATAACGATAAAATCCGAGGCCGGGCAGGAGGACAACCTCTTCTCACTCGCGGATATCTCGGAGAGCATCGGCACGGAGCTGCAGGAGCTTCCCGACGGTAACTCGCGTCTGCGCATGTATTACCGGAGCAACGAGGAGATAGCGTTCTGGAAGGGGCGGCTCCTCGAGGCGATGAAGGAGTTCCCCGGAGTTGAGATCGAGGACTGGGGAAAGATAGACAACCAGCCGTGGAACGTGGTGGCGGAAGAGGCCTTCCCTCCGCTTCCCGTGGGGCGCGGCCTCGTCGTGCTCGCGCCGTGGCACAAAGGCTCGGAGCCCGCGGACCGAACGGCGCTCTATATCAATCCCGGCAGCGCCTTTGGCACCGGATATCACGAAAGCACGCAGATCGTGCTCGAACTGCTGGAAAAATATATCCGCCCCGGCGTCACCACCGCCGACATCGGCACCGGCTCGGGGATACTGACGATCGGCGCGCTCAAGATGGGCGCGGGCCGCGCCTACGCGCGCGACATCGACCCCACGGTCATCGAAGAGGTGCGCAAAAACTTTGAACTCAACGAGCTTGATCTTGAAAAGATCGACCTCGCTACCGGGGATCTTCTGAAAGACTTTGGACATACCGCCGACATCCTCACGGCAAACATTCTGCTCGACCCGCTCACGACGATGGTCGCCGATGTTCCCGCCGTCATCGGCAAAGAGGGCGTGGCAATATTCTCCGGCATGCTGGAAAAGGAGAAGCCCGTCTTCCTCAAGGCGCTCGCGGCGGCGAAGATGACGCCGGCCGAAGAACTTGTAAAGGGAGAATGGTGGGGTGTCGCTGCCAAGGCTGAGGCTTGA
- a CDS encoding heavy-metal-associated domain-containing protein: MAEFKLKIPDMSCGHCEKNIREAVSKAGGRVKSLDLKSKEVVVEIEAEADKLLYIIGEAGHDAGLI, translated from the coding sequence ATGGCTGAATTCAAACTGAAGATACCAGATATGAGCTGCGGGCACTGCGAAAAGAATATACGCGAGGCGGTCTCAAAGGCGGGCGGCAGAGTAAAATCCCTTGACCTGAAGAGCAAAGAGGTCGTCGTTGAAATCGAGGCGGAGGCCGACAAGCTGCTGTACATCATCGGCGAAGCCGGTCATGACGCCGGGCTTATATAA